A genomic stretch from Seriola aureovittata isolate HTS-2021-v1 ecotype China chromosome 13, ASM2101889v1, whole genome shotgun sequence includes:
- the cldn23l gene encoding claudin-23 has protein sequence MHTPASMVMGIVFAPLGLVLVFTAAITPQWREGQARLGMTAPGSLLRSGLKGHGMGVRSGSVETLLLLRSDGLWESCLQVEHSELKQCWPVGGPYQRDPRVRLAQGLVLTSLFLCGTGIVLACIGVRCWTDLPLRGVAATGGLLVVMAGLLSLTALGVYTHNLGRLGMVSPSQGINNHRFPHLSLRPAGSLYFGWLGSCLQVLGGSALLFGFKRPRCLTCPSCPELPVCPACRSCAEIEPETDVYEVTC, from the coding sequence ATGCACACTCCTGCCTCCATGGTGATGGGGATCGTCTTTGCCCCTTTGGGACTGGTCCTCGTCTTCACCGCGGCCATCACCCCTCAGTGGAGAGAGGGACAGGCACGTCTGGGCATGACGGCGCCGGGGTCACTTCTTCGCTCAGGACTCAAGGGTCATGGGATGGGGGTCAGGTCCGGGTCGGTTGAGACTCTGCTCTTGCTGCGCTCTGATGGACTTTGGGAGAGCTGCCTGCAGGTGGAACACTCAGAGCTGAAGCAGTGCTGGCCTGTTGGAGGTCCGTACCAGAGAGACCCGCGGGTTCGCCTAGCACAAGGTTTGGTCCTGACCTCCTTGTTCCTTTGCGGCACTGGGATTGTTCTGGCTTGTATTGGAGTCCGGTGCTGGACGGATCTACCTCTGAGAGGTGTAGCAGCTACAGGTGGACTCCTGGTGGTGATGGCCGGGCTGCTGAGTCTGACTGCCCTCGGGGTGTACACCCACAACCTTGGACGACTGGGGATGGTAAGTCCAAGCCAAGGGATCAATAACCACAGGTTCCCCCACCTCAGCCTGCGTCCGGCCGGCTCGCTCTACTTTGGGTGGCTGGGTTCATGTTTGCAGGTGCTGGGAGGCAGTGCTCTGCTGTTCGGCTTCAAACGCCCAAGATGTCTGACCTGCCCGTCCTGCCCAGAGCTACCTGTCTGCCCTGCGTGCCGTTCATGTGCGGAGATAGAGCCAGAAACAGATGTGTATGAAGTCACCTGTTAG
- the grhl3 gene encoding grainyhead-like protein 3 homolog — protein MTKETETLGLVFHGENFNYNHYTNYIMDSWSYLEGPVPEQNHSKPRLHPGDDLAALTMLYEQCKSQKDQKAAACNRGANIYKMDRTPTNTSELVSMEASANVMKILSESIPTSHPQEVLGSKQQTSMPISVPSDTYTTLTSVVTEPYDKQELNIIFDSLLQKWPEPGAFPDPSNETLPYSDPFPDDQSSPAYSGSYTGSPPERFRSEFQFSLGAPLASAYKSSELPMVYLNKGQFYPITLQGVDSSACITATKVKTVVMAVFENDKTPEMQLRFWNHWHARQPTVKQRVIDIADYKEVFSGISNVEEVAFNALSFVWNPNEEAKVYIGINSLSTDFSSQKGVKGLPLNLQIDTYDFSSGSNQLLHRAACQVKIFCDKGAERKMRDEERKRSKRRGKNANDANTNKSLVSSSMGSECTLFQTLDDHVTQPVLFIPETHLSSLQRMAAPMDETDRSSLKRLYPDRDQSSSPPSKQARREDPQRVLLYVRTGAEEVFDALMLSTPTLSGLREAISEKYGMQKDTIGKIYKKCKRGIFVNMDDNIIEHYTNQSAFLIDMSEVVSGQFQVTLVEV, from the exons ATGACCAAAGAGACTGA gacTCTGGGACTGGTTTTTCATGGTGAGAACTTCAACTATAACCATTACACAAATTACATCATGGACTCCTGGTCCTACCTGGAGGGCCCTGTCCCCGAGCAGAACCACTCCAAACCCAGACTCCATCCAGGAGACGACCTGGCGGCGTTAACCATGCTTTATGAACAGTGCAAG agcCAGAAAGATCAGAAGGCTGCTGCCTGCAACCGTGGCGCTAACATCTACAAAATGGACAG GACTCCAACCAATACCAGTGAACTTGTTTCGATGGAGGCGTCCGCCAACGTCATGAAGATTCTCTCTGAGAGCATTCCCACAAGCCATCCCCAGGAAGTTTTGGGATCAAAGCAGCAGACCTCCATGCCCATCTCTGTTCCCTCAGACACCTACACCACCCTTACCAGCGTGGTGACAGAACCTTATGACAAACAGGAGCTCAATATCATCTTTGACTCCCTGCTGCAGAAGTGGCCAGAGCCCGGTGCGTTCCCTGACCCCAGCAATGAG ACTCTTCCCTACAGCGATCCCTTCCCCGACGACCAGTCCAGCCCCGCCTACTCTGGCTCCTACACTGGCTCCCCACCAGAGAGATTCAGGAGTGAGTTCCAGTTTTCTCTGGGAGCCCCCCTGGCTTCCGCTTACAAGTCCAGCGAGCTGCCCATGGTCTACCTGAACAAGGGACAGTTCTACCCCATCACTCTCCAGGGAGTGGACAGCAGCGCCTGCATCACTGCCACCAAAGTCAAA ACTGTAGTGATGGCCGTGTTTGAGAATGACAAGACCCCAGAAATGCAGCTCCGCTTTTGGAATCACTGGCATGCGCGGCAGCCAACCGTCAAGCAGAGGGTCATTGACATTG cGGACTACAAAGAAGTGTTCAGCGGCATTAGCAACGTAGAGGAGGTGGCTTTCAACGCTCTCTCCTTTGTGTGGAACCCCAATGAAGAAGCCAAG GTGTACATCGGCATCAACTCCCTGAGCACAGACTTCTCCTCTCAGAAGGGAGTGAAAGGCCTGCCCCTGAACCTCCAGATCGACACTTACGACTTCAGCTCAGGAAGCAACCAGCTCTTGCACAGAGCGGCTTGCCAGGTCAAGATTTTCTGTGATAAG ggtgcagagaggaagatgcgcgatgaggagaggaagaggagcaagaggaggggaaagaatGCTAATGATGCCAACA CCAACAAGTCTTTAGTGAGCAGCTCCATGGGCAGTGAATGTACCCTCTTCCAGACCCTGGATGACCACGTCACCCAGCCAGTTCTCTTTATTCCAGAAACACACCTCTCCAGCTTGCAGCGCATG GCCGCTCCCATGGACGAGACCGACAG GAGTTCTCTGAAGAGGTTGTACCCAGACAGAGATCAGAGCAGCTCACCGCCCAGCAAGCAAGCCCGCAGAGAAGATCCCCAGAGAG TTCTGCTGTACGTGAGGACAGGCGCAGAGGAGGTGTTCGATGCGCTCATGCTCAGCACGCCAACACTGTCAGGCCTACGAGAAGCC ATTTCAGAAAAGTACGGTATGCAAAAAGACACCATTGGGAAAATCTACAAAAAATGCAAGAGAGG GATCTTCGTCAACATGGACGATAACATCATCGAACACTACACCAACCAGTCGGCCTTCCTCATCGACATGTCCGAGGTGGTCTCTGGTCAGTTCCAGGTCACTCTCGTTGAAGTATGA